In Chaetodon trifascialis isolate fChaTrf1 chromosome 8, fChaTrf1.hap1, whole genome shotgun sequence, the DNA window AGGTTGTCCTCGGAGCGGGACAAGGCCAGCGTGGACAGCCTCTGGAGACAGTGGAGACGTGGCTGAACGTGAGGCCGCCGACGAGGTTTAGAGGACTGGACTACTGACAGCTGGGACCCCACTGAGGCggcatcctcctcttcctcctcctcttctaccTCCTCTATTCCTGCCTCCTCACCCtccctgtccccctcctcctcctcggtcTCCTCTCCTGCGCTCTGGCCCTGCTGGGGCTGAAGTTCTCTCAGGAGGGACTCGGGGGAGAGGGTACCATAGGCGCTGTCCATGGAGAGGGAGCGGCACTGGGGGTCCAGCTCCTCGCCATCAGGCCCCGTCGCCTGGTCGTGCTCAGAGTAAACGCTGGAGGGAACTCTGCGGGGGCTCGTGGACTCAGACTTCTTGACCTCAGACCTTTCAGACAGGGGAGCCACATCAGAGTCCTTTTCAGTGGTTCCCTCGAGGTTCCTGTTGGGGGCCGGAGGGTCTTGGTGTTCGCCTGGTTCGTCAATGTCCATCACCGACAGGGTCTCCGTGGAAccgtctgattggctgaaaggaGACATTTGGTTGGTTAATTGGACGATTTAACAACTTAGAGTTCCCAAGATCTGCtccattaaagctgcattcattcagaCTGTGAggatttgagtgtttttatctCATCGTTTGAACCAGAACTTTAAGAAGTATGAACGTCGCCGCAGGCTGGAGATTAACCAGCATCTGATCTTGTTCTTACTTAATGGATTTGTTGccaagagtcagatgagaaaatCGGTTTCATATctgcaaatatgaagctacagccgtcagctggttagcttagcttagcataaagactggaaacggggggaaacagctagcctgaccTGTCTCATGCAGcccctctaaagctcactaattaacgcATCAGATTTTGTGTGTTTAGTCCTTAATTATAAAGATCTTTGTGGTGCAGGAGCAGTGACTTTGAGTGTTGTCGTCACTGTGAGGCAACAAGATCTTCTCATTCAACTCTCAGGAAGAAACCAGATTCTCCAAAATgtcgaactattcctttaagctGTACAGTTGTTCACTCTGGTACCTTGAGTTCTGCTGGTCTTTGTGCCTCAGGCATGGAGAGCTGGCAGTGGAGTTGCTgctctcatcctcttcctcctcttcctcctcaccctgcACACACCTCTTCAGACTGTTCTGCTGCCGGAGGACCTCCTCAGTGCGGAGCCTCTGGAGCTGGTTCTGCGGTGTAACCACACAGCCACGTTAAGCAAACAAACCacgaaacacaaacatttcacaggAGATGAAGCGGCTTCCCAACCTGGACGTTGCAGATTGCATCGATCCAGCTTCGCCCCTGGGTGGCGCTGTTGGCTTGGAAAGTGTAGGCTGCCACTGCACTCTTAAACTCATTGAGGTAGATGAGGATGAATGAACCtacagagatgaaaagagaacaGCAATCAATTCAAGGTTAAAACTTATTTATTTGCTCTCTATTGCTCCTAaaatttctctctttcatgcttttataAACTGAAcaattgttgttttctttcgACATCAGATTTGTCTTAACAACGATCTTGAGTTGCTTCGTGCGAGCGCTCACCAGGGTCTTTGAGCTCCTTACAGACGACGTTGTGAATGAGGAGGGGCTGGCGGATGATTTTGACTTTCTCCACTCTTTTCACCGGCTTGGTAATTAGCAGCAGGTCAGTGAACAGGACACAGTGGACGTCCatctgcagaggacacaaactcatctcagaaacacattttgtttcGCATGTCAAGCGTTTTATGTGAAACGTGACAGCAGATGTCGGGTGTAAAGATAAGAGCTCATCATGTGTTTACAAGCAGCCTTACCCGACTGTCTTTGCCCTCTTTCATCCTCAGCGCTCCCTCCAGGTGCAGCTGTCGCGTCTCCTCCGGTGATATTCCTCTCATGGGAGCCATCAGGTCGAAGCGGTTGTATTCCTTGAGGATCTGAGAGGGAAAAAGGCAAAAGCGTGAAGCCGAATGTTACGCCAAGGCTCGTATGCGAGGATCTGACGAAGCGGGAAATCGTTGCtcaccttctccacctcctcactgCTGCCCTCTACAGCCTCGTAGGAGTCTATGCGGGCAGAAATGGTGGCCAGCTTCTGTTGCTCCTGACGCTGTCGCATCTGAGAGTCCACGCTGTTGATGAAGCCCTCGACTGCTGCCACCTGGAGGAGGAAACGCACAGAAATACACGCACgttcagacatttttcaaaacatcAGAAAGGCATCGTATGTGATCCATCCGTCCGCGCCCTCACCATGCTGTTGACGACGTCGCGGGCCGACGGCTCGTCCGTCTTCTTCAGAATGCTCTTCAGCAGGAGCGGGTATTTGGTCAGTCTCTGGTGAGGCTTCGCCACCATGTCGGCCAGCTTCAGACGGTTACACTGCTTGTGCATCTCTCCCCACTGAATTGAGCCAAACAAAGGcaggaaaagaaacatttaacGAGCcagaaatatgaagaaaacTAACGCGGGGTGCGTCGGTACAGGGTGTACGGTGGGTGCGTGGCATCGAGGCGTGCGGGCGGGGAGAACTGACCGTGACGTAGGTCCTGAAGAGCTCATTGTCCCTGAGAAGTGTGCGCATGTACTCCAtgcagccctcctcctccatgcagTAACGGATGTAGGGCTGGAACCTGGAGCCAAActgaacgcacacacaaagacggaTGGTTACTAACAGCAGCGTGAGCAAGAACACATTTATTCTGAAGCCAACGTcgtgtttttttgcatttcaaactAATCAGTGCTCTGTGCTAAAGTCTGCAGACGGATTCTTCCCACTGACCGTCCTGAAGCCCTGCTGCAGGTCGGTGGGGTCGAGCAGAGCCCGCGCCTGCCTGGCCTTCTCCAGCACAGGCAGCATGACCTGGTTCCACAGCGACGTGTGGAGGCGGACGATCTCCTGGATGTTGCTGAACAGCTTGGCGGGCTCCACCTCCGTCAGCAGGCCACTCTCCTGCAGGTTCAGCAGCCCGCACAGGAACAGCTGTGGAGGGCGACAGAAGAATACGAGCTGCTAAAGCGTTTTATCCAGACGTGAGCGAGACACTAAGCTGACGCGAAGCCTTTAAAGCCGCAGCTCATCAGCCGCAGGTTAAAGCGTAattctttttcagtttcacttaCATCAGTGATGACTCGCAGCTTCTTTATGTAGGTGGcctctgtgtgcagcagctccCATATCGCCTCCTGCTGGTGGAACTGTCGCCTTGTGAGtgtctgcacacgcacacacacacacacacacacacacacacacacacacacacacacacacacacacacacacacacacacacacacacacagatcatgttATTAACTACAACAAATATATTCTCCTTAATTATCACAGTATTCCAGCAGTCATGCGTTCATATTTAAGTCACGATtcctgctgacagctgaatgCGTTTGGAGCTGAAGTCACTCAAACATCGAACGTGAATCTTTCCTCGTGGAGCACTTGGCTTTTTTCTGTTGGATGACTTTTTGCGGGTGTTAAATCAAATTCTGTGACCTGATTAGTGATTTCAGATACTGTATACTTCCACAGCGAACGGTGTTATCGCATTTCGTTTTGATTGCAGCTGCCATCGTATGTAGAGAGTCACAATTTGAAAGTGCAGTGCACGGGACAAAATATATTAAGTGATGAATTTATTAATTACCAGCCATATTTTGAACTTTCTTTAAGAACGTCTGCCTAAATGTAAGAAATCACACCGTGCACGGGTTGAAACTGTGAACTGAATAAggtggaaaacaaaactcattttaCTCTCAGCTGCTCTTCATGATGTGATTGGTGGCGAACACGGTTTAAAAGTTAACTAGAATTAACGCCTCGTGGTTGTTTCCCTTCGCCAACCAGTCAAGCAGCATTTACATCcacgtctgtccagactcacagTGTCTGTAGTGAAGACTTTAAAGGAAGTTATTGCTGCATCGACGTGTACGATTCCAGcgagaaacacactgaggacTGACGGAGAGCTTCGTCGCACGCTGCAGCGACAaccacctgaagctcaacatcagcacaaCCAATCGGCTTgtggtgatgctgctgcttcacacacatcttgaacccggcagcacagaagatcgAAACAATCAGCGCAGTTTCAAcgtggacacccaagattagcGAGCCAATGTGAAGTACAGTCACACTCTGCCGTCCAGTAACTCATTAACAGCCTGATTACTTGACAGCATCTGGAAATCACCAGCGATCAAGTCAGTAAAAAGTCTTACGTAACTGACCGTTGAGGTGAACGTACAGTGTGAGAGACTGTGACATCGCCCCGTCTCACAGTGCCGGTTAGTCGTGTACACATGACCAGCTGGAGGCCGACGGCGGCGTGTGATGGGCGTTGCGAGTTACATCAGCGTGTCCAGTAAAGTGTTTTACAAGCGTCGTTGTGGGAAAACAGACAGCGGGGCAGGTGGGACAGAGATAAATGAAGAGGAAGTAAGAAGTACGAAGCAGGATGCCGGTACGTATGCACTGCAGGCGATCAGCTGCCAGTCAGCGGTTATCAATGTGAGCTTTGATAAGGGGCTGCAGGGAGGGTATTGGCGGAGGGAGGGGGGTCAGAAAAGATGGAAGGGGTTATGTAACTTCAGCAGGAGATCCTGTGATTTTTTCCTCA includes these proteins:
- the plekhg5b gene encoding pleckstrin homology domain-containing family G member 5 isoform X1: MVPNKWTMNSVLHKSPPRSWLGLRLRLNDKPVQEEDWVVCQHPECPERRRASKVCHHPDCLDLNNKSPLHLCESCDSRCHSENTDNMHFDRHPRFDLQPQASILARNVSTRSCPPRTSPPSDLEEEDEGSNDRGERKTGGMKLVKKKPRRRHTDDPSKECFSLKFDLNVDINTEIVPAMKKKTLREVLAPVFERNGIELSRVDLFLDQSNTPLSLNFEAYRFGGHYLKVKARQGDELKVEQGVKDLRSLSLPNMKPSAGQSPYILTPGSERVEHGSLGRRESVDLLGQARRRKNMTEFLGETNIPTPDALGQIGGSLSSVGAGPDSWKNRAASRFSGFFSSNAGAGPFGKELDRLEQLQSKLHSYTLFGLPKVPRQLSFHQDSWEEEEEEANLAMEDSWQMLLDNSETLTRRQFHQQEAIWELLHTEATYIKKLRVITDLFLCGLLNLQESGLLTEVEPAKLFSNIQEIVRLHTSLWNQVMLPVLEKARQARALLDPTDLQQGFRTFGSRFQPYIRYCMEEEGCMEYMRTLLRDNELFRTYVTWGEMHKQCNRLKLADMVAKPHQRLTKYPLLLKSILKKTDEPSARDVVNSMVAAVEGFINSVDSQMRQRQEQQKLATISARIDSYEAVEGSSEEVEKILKEYNRFDLMAPMRGISPEETRQLHLEGALRMKEGKDSRMDVHCVLFTDLLLITKPVKRVEKVKIIRQPLLIHNVVCKELKDPGSFILIYLNEFKSAVAAYTFQANSATQGRSWIDAICNVQNQLQRLRTEEVLRQQNSLKRCVQGEEEEEEEDESSNSTASSPCLRHKDQQNSSQSDGSTETLSVMDIDEPGEHQDPPAPNRNLEGTTEKDSDVAPLSERSEVKKSESTSPRRVPSSVYSEHDQATGPDGEELDPQCRSLSMDSAYGTLSPESLLRELQPQQGQSAGEETEEEEGDREGEEAGIEEVEEEEEEEDAASVGSQLSVVQSSKPRRRPHVQPRLHCLQRLSTLALSRSEDNLLQRLHGKAPISHTHSLRTETQHRDMDTSSLVHSRSMSELGQNCLELFPSDLDQSDDSLSVSMPSDKLCATLRRAEARHGHAAPAGTRDSSGSQSNSSDGETAPSACVAKRNESTTAGDSGEVTPKKRKSPAQQHKKLTLAQLYRIRTTLVLNSTLTASEV
- the plekhg5b gene encoding pleckstrin homology domain-containing family G member 5 isoform X2, whose product is MVCHHPDCLDLNNKSPLHLCESCDSRCHSENTDNMHFDRHPRFDLQPQASILARNVSTRSCPPRTSPPSDLEEEDEGSNDRGERKTGGMKLVKKKPRRRHTDDPSKECFSLKFDLNVDINTEIVPAMKKKTLREVLAPVFERNGIELSRVDLFLDQSNTPLSLNFEAYRFGGHYLKVKARQGDELKVEQGVKDLRSLSLPNMKPSAGQSPYILTPGSERVEHGSLGRRESVDLLGQARRRKNMTEFLGETNIPTPDALGQIGGSLSSVGAGPDSWKNRAASRFSGFFSSNAGAGPFGKELDRLEQLQSKLHSYTLFGLPKVPRQLSFHQDSWEEEEEEANLAMEDSWQMLLDNSETLTRRQFHQQEAIWELLHTEATYIKKLRVITDLFLCGLLNLQESGLLTEVEPAKLFSNIQEIVRLHTSLWNQVMLPVLEKARQARALLDPTDLQQGFRTFGSRFQPYIRYCMEEEGCMEYMRTLLRDNELFRTYVTWGEMHKQCNRLKLADMVAKPHQRLTKYPLLLKSILKKTDEPSARDVVNSMVAAVEGFINSVDSQMRQRQEQQKLATISARIDSYEAVEGSSEEVEKILKEYNRFDLMAPMRGISPEETRQLHLEGALRMKEGKDSRMDVHCVLFTDLLLITKPVKRVEKVKIIRQPLLIHNVVCKELKDPGSFILIYLNEFKSAVAAYTFQANSATQGRSWIDAICNVQNQLQRLRTEEVLRQQNSLKRCVQGEEEEEEEDESSNSTASSPCLRHKDQQNSSQSDGSTETLSVMDIDEPGEHQDPPAPNRNLEGTTEKDSDVAPLSERSEVKKSESTSPRRVPSSVYSEHDQATGPDGEELDPQCRSLSMDSAYGTLSPESLLRELQPQQGQSAGEETEEEEGDREGEEAGIEEVEEEEEEEDAASVGSQLSVVQSSKPRRRPHVQPRLHCLQRLSTLALSRSEDNLLQRLHGKAPISHTHSLRTETQHRDMDTSSLVHSRSMSELGQNCLELFPSDLDQSDDSLSVSMPSDKLCATLRRAEARHGHAAPAGTRDSSGSQSNSSDGETAPSACVAKRNESTTAGDSGEVTPKKRKSPAQQHKKLTLAQLYRIRTTLVLNSTLTASEV
- the plekhg5b gene encoding pleckstrin homology domain-containing family G member 5 isoform X3 produces the protein MHFDRHPRFDLQPQASILARNVSTRSCPPRTSPPSDLEEEDEGSNDRGERKTGGMKLVKKKPRRRHTDDPSKECFSLKFDLNVDINTEIVPAMKKKTLREVLAPVFERNGIELSRVDLFLDQSNTPLSLNFEAYRFGGHYLKVKARQGDELKVEQGVKDLRSLSLPNMKPSAGQSPYILTPGSERVEHGSLGRRESVDLLGQARRRKNMTEFLGETNIPTPDALGQIGGSLSSVGAGPDSWKNRAASRFSGFFSSNAGAGPFGKELDRLEQLQSKLHSYTLFGLPKVPRQLSFHQDSWEEEEEEANLAMEDSWQMLLDNSETLTRRQFHQQEAIWELLHTEATYIKKLRVITDLFLCGLLNLQESGLLTEVEPAKLFSNIQEIVRLHTSLWNQVMLPVLEKARQARALLDPTDLQQGFRTFGSRFQPYIRYCMEEEGCMEYMRTLLRDNELFRTYVTWGEMHKQCNRLKLADMVAKPHQRLTKYPLLLKSILKKTDEPSARDVVNSMVAAVEGFINSVDSQMRQRQEQQKLATISARIDSYEAVEGSSEEVEKILKEYNRFDLMAPMRGISPEETRQLHLEGALRMKEGKDSRMDVHCVLFTDLLLITKPVKRVEKVKIIRQPLLIHNVVCKELKDPGSFILIYLNEFKSAVAAYTFQANSATQGRSWIDAICNVQNQLQRLRTEEVLRQQNSLKRCVQGEEEEEEEDESSNSTASSPCLRHKDQQNSSQSDGSTETLSVMDIDEPGEHQDPPAPNRNLEGTTEKDSDVAPLSERSEVKKSESTSPRRVPSSVYSEHDQATGPDGEELDPQCRSLSMDSAYGTLSPESLLRELQPQQGQSAGEETEEEEGDREGEEAGIEEVEEEEEEEDAASVGSQLSVVQSSKPRRRPHVQPRLHCLQRLSTLALSRSEDNLLQRLHGKAPISHTHSLRTETQHRDMDTSSLVHSRSMSELGQNCLELFPSDLDQSDDSLSVSMPSDKLCATLRRAEARHGHAAPAGTRDSSGSQSNSSDGETAPSACVAKRNESTTAGDSGEVTPKKRKSPAQQHKKLTLAQLYRIRTTLVLNSTLTASEV